The Setaria viridis chromosome 6, Setaria_viridis_v4.0, whole genome shotgun sequence genome contains a region encoding:
- the LOC117861337 gene encoding tricin synthase 1, with protein sequence MATGGGVPDVHSNTDSSNKTLLKSQALYKYVLDTTVLPNEPECLRELRLLTDKHERRNMATPPDEAQLLGMLVKLMGARSTLEVGVFTGCSLLATALALPGDGRVIAVDVNREYFELGRPFFEKAGVAHKVDFREGPALDHLDALLADEGNVGAFDFAFVDADKPNYVRYHEQLLRLVRVGGAIVYDNTLWDGTVALPPDAPLSDHDRRIVAAIRDLNARLAADERVEVCQLTIADGVTICRRVA encoded by the exons atggcgaccggcggcggcgtaccGGACGTCCACAGCAACACCGACAGCAGCAACAAGACGCTGCTCAAGAGCCAAGCCCTGTACAAG TACGTCCTGGACACGACGGTGCTGCCGAACGAGCCGGAGTGCCTGCGCGAGCTGCGCCTCCTCACCGACAAGCACGAGCGGAGGAACATGGCGACGCCCCCGGACGAGGCGCAGCTGCTGGGGATGCTGGTCAAGCTGATGGGCGCGCGGAGCACGCTGGAGGTGGGCGTCTTCACCGGCTGCTCTCTCCTGGCCACGGCGCTCGCCCTCCCCGGCGACGGCAGGGTCATCGCCGTAGACGTGAACCGCGAGTACTTCGAGCTCGGCCGGCCCTTCTTCGAGAAGGCCGGCGTCGCGCACAAGGTGGACTTCCGCGAGGGCCCCGCGCTAGACCACCTCGACGCGCTGCTCGCCGACGAGGGCAACGTGGGGGCCTTCGACTTCGCCTTCGTCGACGCCGACAAGCCCAACTACGTGCGGTACCACGAGCAGCTGCTCCGCCTGgtgcgcgtcggcggcgccatCGTGTACGACAACACGCTGTGGGACGGCACGGTGGCGCTGCCGCCCGACGCGCCGCTGTCGGACCACGACCGGCGGATCGTGGCCGCCATACGGGACCTCAACGCCaggctcgccgccgacgagcgcgTCGAGGTGTGCCAGCTCACCATCGCCGACGGCGTCACCATCTGCCGCCGCGTCGCGTGA
- the LOC117861339 gene encoding uncharacterized protein translates to MGCVSSKILAKSGSYQEKGSLGHSFQRSNVIEEIILSSSKSNGDQFLALLCASNSTARKAKEPEQSPAAAAAAVAEPAAKIETINVSELLAGLEEENAVEQSDRKDGDRSPALCISDGAAAGRARSFRTVEEFDALVTQGGSSERAAELEEPRAAAAATADAAESSGGSSRQGDPAGQGEETEAAGARRRARARQLGELKVPAAFDFSKSGSLRDWLRQGGQTFSPGSYVTPKFGTAPEVPAEHGGDQNHGEQQQEHALFDPELVALFERAMEQLSEDGGRVLDEILEALELEAGEKDGAAASTAMAADGEVKNIHTNDSTKTLLKNEALYEYMLNTMVYPRENEHLRELRHITEQHAYGFMLSPPEEEQLLSLLLKVMGARNTIEVGVFTGGSVLAAALAIPDDGRIVAIDVSREYYDLGRPVIEKAGVAHKVDFREGPALGHLDALLADEGNAGAFDFAFVDADKGNYGNYHEQLLRLVRVGGVIAYDNTLWGGSVAMPDDAPLTEKDREVREAIRAFNARIAADTRVEAVQLPVADGITLCRRVV, encoded by the exons ATGGGGTGCGTCTCTTCCAAGATCCTGGCGAAATCAGGGAGCTATCAGGAGAAGGGGAGCCTGGGCCACAGCTTCCAGAGGAGCAACGTGATCGAGGAGATCATCCTGTCTAGCTCCAAGAGCAACGGCGACCAGTTCCTGGCCCTCCTCTGCGCGTCCAACTCGACGGCCAGGAAGGCCAAGGAGCCCGAGCagagcccggcggcggcggcggcggcagtggccgAGCCGGCTGCAAAGATCGAGACGATCAATGTGTCGGAGCTGCTCGCCGGCCTGGAGGAGGAGAACGCCGTGGAGCAGAGCGATCGCAAGGATGGCGACAGGTCGCCGGCTCTGTGCATCTCAGATGGCGCCGCTGCCGGGAGGGCGAGGAGCTTCCGCACGGTGGAGGAGTTCGACGCGCTGGTGACGCAGGGCGGCTCGTCGGAGCGCGCCGCGGAGCTAGAGGAGCCAAGagccgcggcggcagcgacggccgACGCCGCCGAGAGCAGCGGCGGCTCGTCCAGGCAAGGAGACCCCGCGGGGCAGGGAGAAGAGACGGAGGCCGCCGGCGCGAGGAGGCGGGCGAGGGCGCGGCAGCTGGGCGAGCTGAAGGTGCCGGCGGCGTTCGACTTCTCCAAGTCCGGCAGCCTGCGGGACTGGCTGCGCCAGGGCGGGCAGACCTTCTCGCCGGGCTCCTACGTCACGCCCAAGTTCGGGACGGCGCCGGAGGTGCCCGCCGAGCATGGAGGAGATCAGAATCACGGTGAACAGCAGCAGGAACACGCGCTGTTCGACCCGGAGCTGGTGGCGCTGTTCGAGCGGGCCATGGAGCAGCTGTCCGAGGACGGGGGCCGCGTCCTCGATGAGATTCTGGAGGCGCTGGAGTTGGAAGCCGGGGAGAaggacggggcggcggc GAgcacggccatggcggcggacggcgaggtGAAGAACATCCACACCAACGATAGCACCAAGACGCTCCTCAAGAACGAAGCCCTCTACGAG TACATGCTCAACACGATGGTGTACCCGCGGGAGAACGAGCACCTGCGCGAGCTCCGCCACATCACCGAGCAGCACGCCTA TGGGTTCATGCTGTCGCCGCCGGAAGAGGAGCAGCTGCTGTCGCTGCTGCTCAAGGTGATGGGCGCCCGGAACACCATCGAGGTCGGCGTCTTCACCGGCGGCTCCGtgctcgccgcggcgctcgccATCCCCGACGACGGCAGGATCGTGGCCATCGACGTCAGCCGCGAGTACTACGACCTCGGCCGCCCCGTCATCGAGAAGGCCGGCGTCGCGCACAAGGTCGACTTCCGCGAGGGCCCCGCGCTGGGCCACCTGGACGCGCTCCTCGCCGACGAGGGGAACGCCGGCGCCTTCGACTTCGCGTTCGTCGACGCGGACAAGGGGAACTACGGCAACTACCACGAGCAGCTGCTGCGGTTGGTGCGCGTCGGCGGCGTGATCGCCTACGACAACACGCTCTGGGGCGGATCCGTGGCGATGCCCGACGACGCGCCGCTCACGGAGAAAGACCGGGAGGTCCGGGAGGCCATCAGGGCGTTCAACGCCAGGATCGCCGCCGACACGCGCGTCGAGGCCGTGCAGCTCCCCGTCGCCGACGGCATCACGCTCTGCCGCCGCGTCGTCTGA
- the LOC117861135 gene encoding uncharacterized protein codes for MEDEQKAASFLDVPKDIPIATKSLTIRTSAAGCGSGSDRSCPISPAISITPHLYSPSPPSSAFVSALQSPYISPRVLEPPPPPEPQPRPEAKAAGASVATTAAPSPASCSNGSHSEDIDAPSGPSAPHTPPSERYDSSGIDAAKINDGGGGPLPPRVSFSFPVPRVSFTRGSVASPSSNAKLRSCDVYIGYHGNGGLGRFCKWLKSELELQGIASFVADRAKYSDSQSHEIADRIICSVAFGIVVVTMSSFLNPFSLEEIRFFAQKKNLVPILFDTEPTEIAGLFDGKLEDKEGKEAFEGLMRCHEFKLEANESNSRSCVSRTVTLLRSKLGRKNIAEKENEASEGLPFPRNRHFVGREKELSEIEGMLFGSTVDIQEVDCPRASSTNERSSGVSDGFADEDSDTARKSNARFISLEMRKCKEPTLEAWIDPVIELSSGKSRSLQKQRSKHRRSRFRCNSKGYNSANVICINGSSGIGKTELALEFAYRYSQRYKMVLWIGGEARYLRQNILNLSMNLGLDISAEAEKDRGRIRSFEEQEFDAFQRVKRELFRDVPYLLVIDNLESERDWWEGKDLHDFIPRNTGATHVIVTTRLPRVMNLEPMQLPQLSYIDAMALIQGKRKKDYPPEETEVLRKFDERLGRLSFGLWVVGSLLSELMIAPSTLFEAVERISLSENLFPIGANDDGFCRNNSFLIKVLVFCFALMDRAKGGSLTSRMVIAGSWLAPAPVSSTLLAATASKLPMKGSGMHLFGESLKTAFLCGTHCFLAPNGRKAEVESALLLVNLGLARKANRHPGCWIQFHPITQLFGKIRGGLVPTTAAVNGVMRAGNPSVYSDHLWASAFLVFGFKSEPPAVQLKAVDMVLFIKKTALPLAIDSFMSFSRCGSALELLKVCTNVLEEVEKSYASRMQDWNRGSLCWRKKLQPNHRVDEFVWQEVTLLKATLLETRAKLLLRGGLFDTGEELCRTCISIRTVMLGHGHAQTLAAQETLAKLVRYRSKI; via the coding sequence ATGGAGGACGAGCAAAAAGCTGCGAGCTTCCTTGATGTGCCCAAGGATATTCCCATTGCCACCAAGTCCCTCACCATCCGGACCAGCGCCGCCGGATGCGGCAGCGGCTCCGACCGGTCCTGCCCCATCTCGCCGGCCATCTCCATCACGCCGCACCTctactcgccgtcgccgccgtcgtccgcgTTCGTGTCCGCGCTGCAGTCCCCGTACATCTCGCCTCGAGTtctcgagccgccgccgccgccggagccccagCCGCGCCCAGAAGCCAAGGCCGCCGGCGCAAGTGTCGCCACCACCGCGGCGCCGTCACCGGCGTCATGCTCCAACGGGTCCCACTCGGAGGATATCGACGCGCCCAGCGGGCCCAGCGCGCCCCACACGCCGCCGTCGGAGCGATACGACTCCAGCGGCATCGACGCGGCCAAGAttaacgacggcggcggcgggcccctTCCGCCGCGCGTGTCGTTCTCCTTCCCCGTGCCCCGGGTGTCCTTCACCAGGGGCTCCGTGGCATCGCCGTCCTCCAACGCCAAGCTCCGGAGCTGCGACGTGTACATTGGCTACCACGGCAACGGCGGCCTCGGCAGGTTCTGCAAGTGGCTCAAGTCAGAGCTTGAGCTGCAGGGCATTGCCTCTTTCGTTGCTGACCGCGCAAAGTATTCGGACTCGCAGAGCCATGAGATTGCTGACCGGATTATTTGCTCGGTCGCATTCGGTATTGTGGTGGTCACCATGTCAAGTTTCCTCAATCCATTTAGCCTCGAGGAGATCAGATTttttgctcagaagaagaaccTGGTGCCCATATTGTTTGACACTGAGCCAACAGAGATTGCTGGACTTTTTGATGGTAAATTGGAGGATAAGGAGGGGAAAGAAGCATTTGAAGGACTGATGCGGTGCCATGAATTCAAACTTGAGGCGAATGAGAGCAATTCAAGAAGCTGTGTGTCAAGGACAGTTACTTTGCTACGATCCAAGCTTGGCCGGAAGAATATAGCTGAGAAGGAGAATGAAGCATCTGAAGGCCTGCCTTTTCCACGCAACCGGCATTTTgtggggagggagaaggagctGAGCGAAATCGAAGGCATGCTCTTTGGGTCGACTGTGGATATCCAAGAGGTGGATTGCCCAAGGGCTTCCAGTACAAATGAGAGATCAAGTGGTGTATCTGATGGATTTGCTGATGAGGATAGTGATACTGCGAGGAAATCTAATGCCAGGTTCATCAGTTTGGAGATGCGCAAGTGCAAGGAACCAACATTGGAGGCTTGGATTGACCCAGTGATTGAGTTGTCATCAGGTAAAAGCAGAAGCCTCCAGAAGCAAAGATCAAAGCACAGGAGGTCAAGGTTTCGGTGCAACAGCAAGGGCTACAACAGTGCTAATGTAATCTGCATCAATGGTTCTTCAGGCATCGGCAAGACTGAACTGGCATTGGAGTTTGCTTACAGGTACTCACAGCGGTACAAGATGGTACTGTGGATTGGAGGTGAAGCTCGGTATTTGAGGCAGAACATTCTCAATTTATCCATGAATTTGGGATTGGATATCAGTGCTGAGGCTGAGAAGGATAGGGGTAGGATTAGGAGCTTTGAGGAGCAAGAATTTGATGCGTTCCAGCGAGTGAAGCGGGAGCTTTTCCGTGATGTGCCCTATTTGCTTGTAATCGACAACCTTGAGAGTGAGAGGGATTGGTGGGAAGGCAAGGATCTCCATGACTTCATCCCAAGGAACACTGGAGCAACGCATGTGATTGTGACCACACGTTTGCCACGCGTGATGAACCTTGAGCCAATGCAGCTACCACAACTCTCGTACATCGACGCAATGGCCTTGATAcaggggaagaggaagaaagactACCCGCCTGAGGAAACAGAAGTTCTTAGGAAGTTTGATGAACGTTTAGGAAGGCTGAGCTTTGGTCTGTGGGTTGTGGGTTCACTTCTCTCTGAGCTTATGATTGCTCCCTCCACTCTATTTGAGGCTGTTGAGAGAATATCGCTGAGCGAGAACTTGTTTCCCATTGGTGCCAATGATGATGGTTTCTGCCGTAATAATTCTTTCTTGATAAAGGTCTTGGTCTTCTGTTTTGCATTGATGGACCGAGCGAAAGGAGGAAGCCTTACCTCAAGGATGGTCATTGCCGGTTCTTGGTTAGCTCCTGCTCCTGTATCATCCACACTATTAGCTGCAACAGCGAGCAAGCTACCAATGAAAGGCAGTGGTATGCACCTGTTTGGTGAATCCCTCAAGACTGCATTTCTATGTGGCACACATTGCTTCCTAGCTCCAAATGGGCGGAAGGCTGAGGTGGAGTCGGCGCTCTTACTTGTTAATCTTGGGTTGGCAAGAAAGGCAAATCGACATCCTGGTTGCTGGATCCAATTCCATCCGATCACACAGCTCTTTGGCAAGATCAGGGGAGGTTTGGTGCCTACAACTGCAGCAGTGAATGGAGTGATGAGAGCTGGAAATCCCTCAGTATACTCTGACCACCTTTGGGCTAGTGCGTTCCTTGTGTTTGGTTTCAAGTCCGAGCCACCTGCTGTTCAGCTCAAAGCAGTTGACATGGTCCTCTTCATAAAGAAGACAGCGCTGCCCCTGGCGATAGACTCCTTCATGTCTTTCTCGCGGTGCGGCTCAGCTCTAGAGCTGCTCAAGGTGTGCACCAATGTCCTCGAGGAGGTGGAGAAGTCCTATGCATCGCGGATGCAGGACTGGAACCGTGGATCGCTGTGCTGGAGGAAGAAGCTGCAGCCAAACCATCGAGTTGACGAGTTTGTCTGGCAGGAGGTGACGCTGCTCAAGGCGACACTGCTGGAGACGAGGGCAAAGCTGCTGCTCCGCGGGGGGCTGTTCGACACTGGTGAGGAGCTGTGCAGGACCTGCATCAGCATCCGGACCGTCATGCTCGGCCATGGCCATGCCCAGACGCTAGCTGCCCAGGAGACGCTGGCGAAGCTGGTCAGATACAGGAGTAAGATATGA
- the LOC117860834 gene encoding chloride channel protein CLC-f, producing the protein MAGSDLEPLRAGAAALPSSSDPDSPATPRRSRMRELLRNLDRRLSNRSRGGEGAATAGRGGGEAGASPRRGEEDSDELGDGAPPEWALLLVGCLLGLATGICVAAFNRGVHVIHEWAWAGTPTEGAAWLRLQRLADTWHRILLIPVTGGVVVGMMHGLLEIFEQIKQSLSSQREGIDFMAAIFPTIKAIQAAITLGTGCSLGPEGPSVDIGKSCANGCAAMMENNRERSIALVAAGSAAGIASGFNAAVAGCFFAIETVLRPLQAENSPPFTTAMIILASVISSTVSNVLLGEKAAFIVPTYELKSAAELPLYLILGMLCGVVSVAFRQLVVWFTKTFDLIRKKFGLPAVVCPALGGLGAGLIALRYPGILYWGFTNVDEILHTGKSASAPGIWLLAQLAAAKVVATALCKGSGLVGGLYAPSLMIGAAVGAVFGGSAAELINSAIPGNTAVAHPQAYALVGMAATLASVCSVPLTSVLLLFELTKDYRILLPLMGAVGLAIWVPSVVNQSGSKDTFKATSPRHGYSSLLPPTDRNETDWRRQDGDDVELAILDVDPYHYGSNNEEMLLDDLKVSQAMSKHYVKVTPTLTIKEATRLMQDKQQSCVLVVDNEDFLEGIVTLGDIRRKGFEPSENSNSTGENSSTLDANSSPVSSCLTRGFQFHGNERGLVTCFPDTDLSTAKVLMEVKGIKQLPVVKRGAGRRNDGRRKVLGLLHYDSIGWCLREELERWKAIYQRENFQQTTVNGH; encoded by the exons ATGGCGGGGAGCGACCTCGAGCCGctgcgcgccggcgcggccgcgctgCCGTCCTCGTCGGACCCGGACTCGCCCGCGACCCCGCGCCGGAGCCGCATGCGGGAGCTACTGCGGAACCTGGACCGCCGGCTCTCGAACCGGAGCCGAGGAGGCGAGGGCGCCGCGACcgcggggcgcggcggtgggGAAGCGGGGGCTTCGCCGAGGAGGGGCGAGGAGGACAGCGACGAGCTCGGGGACGGGGCGCCGCCCGAGTGGGCGCTGCTGCTCGTCGGGTGCCTCCTCGGGCTTGCCACCGGCATCTGCGTTGCGGCGTTCAATCGCGGG GTGCATGTTATACATGAATGGGCATGGGCAGGCACACCCACCGAGGGTGCTGCTTGGCTCCGTCTGCAGAGGCTGGCTGATACTTGGCACAGGATATTGTTGATTCCAGTGACTGGTGGAGTAGTAGTTGGGATGATGCATGGATTATTGGAGATCTTTGAGCAGATAAAGCAATCATTATCATCTCAAAGGGAAGGTATTGATTTCATGGCCGCGATCTTTCCCACAATCAAGGCCATACAAGCTGCCATTACTTTAGGGACGGGGTGTTCACTGGGGCCAGAAGGGCCTAGTGTTGATATTGGTAAATCTTGCGCAAATGGATGCGCTGCAATgatggagaacaacagggaacGGAGCATTGCTCTTGTTGCAGCTGGATCAGCTGCTGGAATCGCTTCAG GTTTTAATGCAGCAGTTGCTGGATGCTTTTTTGCTATCGAAACAGTATTGAGGCCACTTCAAGCAGAGAACTCACCACCATTTACTACTGCTATGATTATATTGGCATCAGTTATATCATCAACTGTGTCCAATGTTTTGCTAGGGGAAAAGGCAGCGTTTATTGTCCCGACGTATGAACTAAAATCTGCTGCTG AGTTGCCACTCTACCTTATTCTAGGCATGCTTTGTGGAGTTGTGAGTGTGGCATTCAGGCAGTTGGTTGTTTGGTTCACCAAGACTTTTGACTTGATAAGGAAAAAGTTTGGCCTTCCTGCTGTAGTATGTCCTGCTTTAGGTGGTCTTGGAGCAGGCTTAATAGCACTAAGGTACCCTGGAATATTGTATTGGGGTTTCACCAACGTTGATGAGATTTTACATACTGGTAAAAGTGCTTCAGCCCCTGGAATCTGGCTCTTAGCTCAATTAGCTGCTGCAAAAGTTGTAGCAACTGCACTTTGCAAAGGTTCTGGTCTTGTTGGTGGCCTTTATGCTCCAAGTTTGATGATTGGCGCTGCTGTCGGTGCTGTTTTTGGAGGCTCAGCAGCAGAATTGATAAACTCTGCCATTCCGGGTAACACTGCTGTCGCACATCCTCAAGCTTATGCGCTA GTGGGAATGGCTGCCACACTGGCTTCAGTCTGCTCTGTCCCATTGACATCTGTGCTACTGCTCTTTGAGTTGACTAAGGATTACAGAATTCTACTTCCTCTGATG GGAGCTGTTGGTTTAGCAATATGGGTCCCCTCTGTTGTAAATCAATCTGGTAGCAAAGATACATTTAAGGCAACATCTCCTCGACATGGTTATTCTTCACTATTACCTCCTACTGATAGGAATGAGACAGATTGGAGGCGACAAGATGGGGATGATGTTGAACTCGCAATTCTAGATGTTGATCCCTACCACTATGGTAGTAACAATGAGGAGATGCTTCTTGATGACTTGAAG GTATCGCAAGCAATGTCAAAGCATTATGTGAAGGTCACACCTACATTGACTATCAAGGAGGCAACAAGGTTGATGCAAGATAAGCAGCAAAGTTGTGTTCTTGTCGTAGATAATGAAGATTTTCTCGAGGGAATTGTAACATTAGGTGATATTCGTCGTAAAGGATTTGAACCAAGTGAAAATTCTAATAGTACTGGGGAAAATTCATCTACCTTGGAT GCAAATTCTTCTCCTGTCTCATCATGCCTCACTCGAGGTTTTCAGTTCCATGGCAATGAAAGAGGACTAGTGACCTGCTTTCCTGATACAGACCTGAGTACTGCTAAGGTGCTAATGGAAGTTAAAGGTATTAAGCAACTTCCAGTGGTCAAACGGGGTGCTGGTCGAAGAAATGATGGGAGGCGTAAGGTCCTTGGCCTTCTTCACTATGATTCAATAGGATGGTGCTTGAG GGAAGAGCTTGAACGGTGGAAGGCAATATACCAAAGAGAGAATTTCCAGCAGACAACAGTCAATGGGCACTGA